A region from the Helcococcus ovis genome encodes:
- the prfB gene encoding peptide chain release factor 2, which translates to MNNEIEGLLKIMNSLGKSLDIEGKKIELKKLQDKSFEPNFWDDSEKAQKIMIELNSIKDTVEKYTDISDSLDSVKDLLEIMSVEEFIEMQEELTSDLIKVKKDVSKLKIETLLSGEYDANNAIISIHAGSGGLEATDWAEMLYRMYTRWIDSKGYKYEIVEYNNEEGGGIKSVTLIVKGKNAYGYLKAEKGVHRLVRISPFDSNARRHTSFASLDVYPELDDEMNIEIEEKDLRIDTYRASGAGGQHVNTTDSAVRITHIPTGVTVSSQNERSQIQNRATAMKMLMAKLIQIKEEEHKEKIEDIQGKYSQISWGSQIRSYVFQPYTMVKDHRTNYEVGNIEKVMNGDLDDFINSYLNMKEVEKR; encoded by the coding sequence ATGAACAATGAAATTGAAGGTTTACTTAAGATTATGAATAGCCTAGGGAAATCTTTAGACATTGAAGGTAAAAAAATTGAATTAAAAAAATTACAAGATAAATCATTTGAACCGAATTTTTGGGATGATTCTGAAAAAGCTCAAAAAATAATGATAGAGTTAAATTCTATAAAGGATACAGTTGAAAAATATACCGATATAAGTGATAGTTTAGACTCTGTAAAAGATTTACTTGAAATAATGAGTGTTGAAGAGTTTATTGAAATGCAGGAAGAATTGACATCTGATTTAATTAAAGTTAAGAAAGATGTTTCCAAGTTGAAAATAGAAACATTATTATCTGGAGAATATGATGCAAATAATGCTATAATTTCTATTCACGCCGGATCTGGTGGACTTGAAGCAACTGATTGGGCTGAAATGTTGTATAGAATGTACACCAGATGGATTGATTCTAAAGGATATAAGTATGAAATTGTTGAATATAACAATGAAGAAGGTGGAGGCATCAAATCTGTTACTTTGATTGTTAAAGGTAAGAATGCTTATGGATACTTAAAGGCTGAAAAGGGAGTTCACAGATTAGTTAGAATATCACCATTCGATTCTAACGCAAGAAGACATACATCATTTGCAAGTTTAGATGTTTATCCTGAATTAGATGATGAAATGAATATTGAAATTGAAGAAAAAGATTTGAGGATTGATACATATAGAGCTAGTGGTGCCGGAGGGCAACATGTTAATACAACGGACTCAGCAGTGAGGATAACACATATTCCTACCGGAGTTACAGTAAGCTCACAAAATGAAAGATCTCAAATTCAAAATAGGGCAACTGCTATGAAAATGTTGATGGCGAAGTTGATTCAAATAAAAGAAGAAGAGCATAAGGAAAAAATTGAAGATATTCAAGGAAAATATTCACAAATATCGTGGGGATCACAGATAAGATCATATGTATTTCAACCATATACTATGGTAAAAGATCACAGAACAAATTATGAAGTAGGAAATATTGAAAAAGTTATGAATGGAGATTTAGATGATTTCATAAATTCATATCTTAACATGAAAGAAGTAGAGAAAAGATGA
- the secA gene encoding preprotein translocase subunit SecA: protein MGFLRKIFRSFSEKEISKLQPKVDQILSLEEEYSKLTDEQLKNKTEEFKVRLKNGETLDDILVEAFATVREASWRVLGMKHYPVQLIGGMILHQGSISEMKTGEGKTLVATLPAYLNALEGKGVHVVTVNDYLAERDKDWMGKVYRYLGLSVGCVLYGLTQRERQEAYNADITYATNNQLGFDYLRDNMEIYKEDTVQRGLHYAIVDEVDSILIDEARTPLIISGQGEESTDMYLKADTFVKTLEGRILDPEETEKNKLDMLLEDVKLETVDFVVDEKRKSATLTEQGTEKAEKFFGIENLSDAENMELAHHINQALKARNTMHNDIDYVVKDDEILIVDEFTGRIMQGRRYSDGLHQALEAKEGVNIKSEQKTLATITFQNFFRMYDKLAGMTGTAMTEKDEFAEIYNSDVIEAPTNRPVIRIDENDRVYVNEKAKFNAVVEEIKEAHATGQPILVGTVSIEKSEYLSSLLKKQRIPHEVLNAKQHAREAEIVAQAGEFGKITIATNMAGRGTDIVLGGNPEYMAKAEMRKRGIEEYLIDEADGYAETSDEEIIEARKIFAELKKHFKEKTDENAKKVLEAGGLLIIGTERHESRRIDNQLRGRAGRQGDPGRSRFFVSLEDDLMRLFGGQALKRFTSFPEDEPIEAGILSKAIQRAQARVEANNFSTRKRVLEYDNVMNKQREVIYGERNAVLNGDNIKESIMTMLETVIDEAVDLFCNSSTKKSDWELVGLKNYLADICVPANKWTTLEVTSIEKLKVDLLNIAKSIYEVKEEHIGSEQMREIERIILLKVVDQKWMDHIDAMDQLKQNIGARAIGNEDPVRAYANEGYEMFNELNHSIREDTIRFLFRVEAESKLEREKVAKAERESLEGAADETPRQRTVSRKVGRNDLCPCGSGKKYKNCHGKNE, encoded by the coding sequence ATGGGCTTTTTAAGAAAAATTTTTAGATCTTTTAGTGAAAAAGAAATAAGTAAATTACAGCCAAAAGTTGATCAAATTTTATCACTGGAAGAAGAATATTCAAAATTAACAGATGAACAATTAAAAAATAAAACAGAAGAATTCAAAGTAAGATTAAAAAATGGAGAAACTTTAGATGACATTTTAGTAGAAGCATTTGCGACTGTTAGAGAAGCATCATGGAGAGTTTTAGGCATGAAGCACTATCCGGTTCAATTAATAGGAGGGATGATATTGCATCAAGGAAGCATCTCTGAAATGAAAACTGGTGAAGGTAAAACCTTAGTAGCTACATTACCTGCATATTTAAATGCATTGGAAGGCAAGGGGGTGCACGTTGTTACTGTTAACGACTACTTGGCGGAACGTGACAAGGACTGGATGGGTAAGGTTTATAGATATTTAGGCTTATCAGTAGGTTGTGTACTTTATGGACTAACTCAAAGAGAGAGACAAGAAGCATATAACGCAGATATTACATATGCAACAAATAATCAACTAGGGTTTGATTATTTAAGAGATAATATGGAAATCTATAAAGAAGATACGGTGCAAAGAGGTCTACATTATGCGATAGTCGATGAAGTGGACTCAATTTTAATTGATGAAGCAAGGACTCCTCTTATTATTTCTGGACAAGGTGAGGAATCTACAGATATGTATTTAAAAGCAGATACATTTGTAAAGACTTTAGAAGGTAGAATTTTAGATCCTGAAGAAACTGAAAAAAATAAATTAGATATGCTTTTAGAAGATGTAAAGTTAGAAACTGTAGATTTTGTGGTAGATGAAAAGAGAAAATCAGCAACACTTACAGAACAAGGTACAGAAAAAGCTGAAAAATTCTTTGGAATTGAAAATTTATCAGATGCTGAAAATATGGAATTAGCACATCACATTAATCAAGCGTTGAAAGCTAGAAATACAATGCATAATGATATTGACTATGTTGTAAAAGATGATGAGATTTTAATCGTTGATGAATTTACAGGTCGTATCATGCAAGGTAGAAGATATTCTGACGGTTTACACCAAGCATTAGAAGCTAAAGAAGGAGTAAATATAAAGAGTGAACAAAAAACTTTAGCGACAATTACATTCCAAAACTTCTTTAGAATGTATGATAAATTAGCTGGTATGACAGGTACAGCTATGACTGAAAAAGATGAATTTGCTGAAATATATAATTCAGATGTTATAGAAGCTCCTACAAATAGACCTGTTATAAGAATTGATGAAAATGATAGAGTTTATGTAAATGAAAAAGCAAAGTTCAATGCTGTAGTTGAAGAAATAAAAGAAGCTCATGCTACCGGACAACCGATCTTAGTTGGTACGGTTTCTATTGAAAAGTCAGAATATTTATCAAGTTTATTAAAGAAACAAAGAATACCTCATGAAGTACTTAATGCTAAGCAACATGCCAGAGAGGCTGAAATTGTTGCTCAAGCCGGCGAATTTGGAAAGATTACAATAGCAACCAACATGGCAGGTAGAGGTACAGATATTGTGTTAGGTGGTAATCCTGAATACATGGCAAAAGCTGAGATGAGAAAGAGGGGTATTGAAGAATATCTAATAGATGAAGCTGATGGTTATGCTGAAACATCGGATGAAGAGATTATTGAAGCAAGAAAAATATTTGCTGAACTAAAGAAACATTTTAAAGAAAAAACAGATGAAAATGCTAAAAAAGTACTAGAAGCAGGTGGATTATTAATAATAGGTACTGAAAGACATGAGTCAAGACGTATTGATAACCAATTAAGAGGACGTGCTGGACGTCAGGGAGATCCCGGTAGATCAAGATTTTTCGTATCATTAGAAGATGATCTGATGAGATTATTTGGTGGACAAGCATTGAAGAGATTTACATCATTCCCAGAGGATGAACCAATAGAAGCCGGTATATTATCAAAAGCAATTCAAAGAGCTCAAGCTAGAGTTGAAGCAAATAACTTCTCAACAAGAAAAAGAGTTTTAGAATATGATAATGTTATGAATAAGCAAAGAGAAGTAATCTATGGAGAAAGAAACGCAGTATTAAATGGAGATAATATCAAAGAAAGCATTATGACGATGTTAGAAACTGTTATTGATGAAGCTGTTGATTTGTTCTGTAATTCTTCAACAAAGAAATCTGATTGGGAATTAGTCGGACTTAAAAATTATTTAGCTGATATATGTGTACCTGCTAATAAATGGACTACATTAGAAGTTACTTCTATTGAAAAATTAAAAGTAGATTTATTAAATATTGCAAAATCAATTTATGAAGTTAAAGAAGAACATATTGGTTCTGAACAAATGAGAGAAATTGAAAGGATAATTCTTCTAAAAGTTGTTGATCAAAAATGGATGGATCATATCGATGCAATGGATCAATTAAAACAAAACATCGGGGCCAGAGCTATTGGTAATGAAGATCCAGTTAGAGCATATGCTAATGAAGGTTATGAAATGTTTAATGAATTAAATCATTCAATTAGAGAAGATACCATAAGATTTTTATTTAGAGTTGAAGCTGAATCAAAACTTGAAAGAGAAAAAGTTGCAAAAGCTGAAAGAGAATCTTTGGAAGGGGCTGCGGACGAAACACCAAGACAAAGAACAGTTTCAAGAAAAGTTGGTAGAAATGACTTGTGTCCATGTGGGTCAGGTAAGAAATATAAAAACTGTCACGGGAAAAATGAATAA